A single region of the Neisseriaceae bacterium genome encodes:
- a CDS encoding prepilin-type N-terminal cleavage/methylation domain-containing protein, translating to MKESQKGFTLIEVMVVLVIIGIVAAFTLPRFYEYIAKTQVAEGIQMATNAKITITDNLQNGRCTDPYAQVNNTITGRYAQLVISDDPSKDKGSSIETNTNGCVVTITYGRGVDASGNSSGVSKYINNQTLVLNMLYNGSYEIDGATTLPIQYRPKSIAQALGNSNQASLESDEVKAESLLPVVSETTPVAVSESDKVTPTEEASTPAVSETTPVAVSESDKVTPTEEASTPAVSEATPVVASGSDEVKLAEELSIPVISDSTPVAVSESSEVTPTEEVSKPAVSETAPVATPKSAEVTPTEEVSKPAVSETAPVATPKSAEVTPTEEVSKPAVSETAPVATPKSAEVKPTEEVSKPAVSETAPVATPKSAEVTPTEEVSTPAVSETAPVATPKSAEVTPTEEVSTPAVSETAPVATPKSAEVKPTEEVSTPAVSETAPVATPKSAEVTPTEEVSKPAVSETAPVATPKSAEVKPTEEVSKPAVSETAPVATPKSAEVKPTEEVSKPAVSETAPVATPKSAEVTPTEEVSKPAVSETAPVATPKSAEVTPTEEVSKPAVSETAPVATPKSAEVTPTEEASSQASDPFAQLAMLNEEDMEIMSSLGVSGTEYLAIKPQCKDSPDLVSCIQDKLFDKVGV from the coding sequence ATGAAAGAATCACAGAAAGGCTTTACCTTAATTGAGGTAATGGTCGTATTAGTCATTATCGGGATAGTGGCAGCGTTCACACTTCCTAGATTTTATGAATATATTGCTAAAACGCAGGTAGCAGAAGGCATTCAAATGGCTACCAATGCTAAGATAACGATTACAGATAATTTGCAAAATGGACGTTGTACGGATCCCTATGCACAGGTCAATAATACGATTACTGGACGTTATGCTCAGTTAGTCATTTCAGATGACCCAAGTAAGGATAAAGGCTCCTCTATTGAAACCAATACCAATGGTTGTGTGGTGACAATTACTTATGGTCGTGGTGTTGATGCTAGTGGTAACTCATCAGGGGTTAGTAAATATATCAATAACCAAACCTTGGTATTGAATATGTTGTACAACGGTAGCTATGAAATTGATGGAGCGACAACGCTACCTATTCAATATAGGCCAAAATCTATAGCACAAGCTTTAGGTAATAGTAATCAAGCATCATTAGAGTCCGATGAAGTTAAGGCGGAATCACTACTGCCAGTTGTAAGTGAAACTACACCAGTAGCGGTATCAGAATCAGATAAAGTGACACCTACAGAAGAGGCATCAACACCGGCAGTAAGTGAAACTACACCAGTAGCGGTATCAGAATCAGATAAAGTGACACCTACAGAAGAGGCATCAACACCGGCAGTAAGTGAAGCTACACCAGTAGTGGCATCAGGATCTGATGAAGTGAAACTTGCAGAAGAGTTATCAATACCAGTTATAAGTGATAGTACGCCAGTAGCGGTATCAGAATCATCTGAAGTGACACCTACAGAAGAGGTATCAAAACCGGCGGTAAGTGAAACTGCTCCAGTAGCGACACCAAAATCTGCTGAAGTGACACCTACAGAAGAGGTATCAAAACCGGCGGTAAGTGAAACTGCTCCAGTAGCGACACCAAAGTCTGCTGAAGTGACACCTACAGAAGAGGTATCAAAACCGGCGGTAAGTGAAACTGCTCCAGTAGCGACACCAAAATCTGCTGAAGTGAAACCTACAGAAGAGGTATCAAAACCGGCGGTAAGTGAAACTGCTCCAGTAGCGACACCAAAGTCTGCTGAAGTGACACCTACAGAAGAGGTATCAACACCGGCTGTCAGTGAAACTGCTCCAGTAGCGACACCAAAATCTGCTGAAGTGACACCTACAGAAGAGGTATCAACACCGGCTGTCAGTGAAACTGCTCCAGTAGCGACACCAAAGTCTGCTGAAGTGAAACCTACAGAAGAGGTATCAACACCGGCTGTCAGTGAAACTGCTCCAGTAGCGACACCAAAATCTGCTGAAGTGACACCTACAGAAGAGGTATCAAAACCGGCGGTAAGTGAAACTGCTCCAGTAGCGACACCAAAATCTGCTGAAGTGAAACCTACAGAAGAGGTATCAAAACCGGCGGTAAGTGAAACTGCTCCAGTAGCGACACCAAAATCTGCTGAAGTGAAACCTACAGAAGAGGTATCAAAACCGGCGGTAAGTGAAACTGCTCCAGTAGCGACACCAAAGTCTGCTGAAGTGACACCTACAGAAGAGGTATCAAAACCGGCGGTAAGTGAAACTGCTCCAGTAGCGACACCAAAGTCTGCTGAAGTGACACCTACAGAAGAGGTATCAAAACCGGCGGTAAGTGAAACTGCTCCAGTAGCAACACCAAAGTCTGCTGAAGTGACACCTACAGAAGAGGCATCATCACAAGCTTCTGATCCTTTTGCTCAGCTTGCAATGCTAAATGAAGAAGATATGGAAATAATGTCTTCACTTGGAGTATCGGGTACAGAATATTTAGCAATTAAGCCACAATGTAAGGATTCACCAGATCTTGTAAGTTGTATTCAAGACAAGTTATTCGATAAAGTAGGCGTATAG
- a CDS encoding prepilin-type N-terminal cleavage/methylation domain-containing protein, giving the protein MKESQKGFTLIEVMVVLVIIGIVAAFTLPRFYEYIAKTQVAEGIQMATNAKITITDNLQNGRCTDPYAQVNNTITGRYAQLVISDDPSKDKGSSIETNTNGCVVTITYGRGVDASGNSSGVSKYINNQTLVLNMLYNGSYEIDGATTLPIQYRPKSIAQALGNSNQASLESDEVKAESLLPVVSETTPVAVSESDKVTPTEEASTPAVSETAPVATPKSAEVTPTEEVSKPAVSETAPVATPKSAEVTPTEEVSKPAVSETAPVATPKSAEVTPTEEVSKPAVSETAPVATPKSAEVKPTEEVSKPAVSETAPVATPKSAEVTPTEEVSKPAVSETAPVATPKSAEVKPTEEVSKPAVSETAPVATPKSAEVTPTEEVSKPAVSETAPVATPKSAEVTPTEEVSKPAVSETAPVATPKSAEVTPTEEVSKPAVSETAPVATPKSAEVKPVEGLSTSTSDNDQVVPESDELEYTGEPNIRAGGKWVAHEKTQLPAWVDSIPAWMKPSMHIYPRR; this is encoded by the coding sequence ATGAAAGAATCACAGAAAGGCTTTACCTTAATTGAGGTAATGGTCGTATTAGTCATTATCGGGATAGTGGCAGCGTTCACACTTCCTAGATTTTATGAATATATTGCTAAAACGCAGGTAGCAGAAGGCATTCAAATGGCTACCAATGCTAAGATAACGATTACAGATAATTTGCAAAATGGACGTTGTACGGATCCCTATGCACAGGTCAATAATACGATTACTGGACGTTATGCTCAGTTAGTCATTTCAGATGACCCAAGTAAGGATAAAGGCTCCTCTATTGAAACCAATACCAATGGTTGTGTGGTGACAATTACTTATGGTCGTGGTGTTGATGCTAGTGGTAACTCATCAGGGGTTAGTAAATATATCAATAACCAAACCTTGGTATTGAATATGTTGTACAACGGTAGCTATGAAATTGATGGAGCGACAACGCTACCTATTCAATATAGGCCAAAATCTATAGCACAAGCTTTAGGTAATAGTAATCAAGCATCATTAGAGTCCGATGAAGTTAAGGCGGAATCACTACTGCCAGTTGTAAGTGAAACTACACCAGTAGCGGTATCAGAATCAGATAAAGTGACACCTACAGAAGAGGCATCAACACCGGCAGTAAGTGAAACTGCTCCAGTAGCGACACCAAAGTCTGCTGAAGTGACACCTACAGAAGAGGTATCAAAACCGGCGGTAAGTGAAACTGCTCCAGTAGCGACACCAAAGTCTGCTGAAGTGACACCTACAGAAGAGGTATCAAAACCGGCGGTAAGTGAAACTGCTCCAGTAGCGACACCAAAGTCTGCTGAAGTGACACCTACAGAAGAGGTATCAAAACCGGCGGTAAGTGAAACTGCTCCAGTAGCGACACCAAAGTCTGCTGAAGTGAAACCTACAGAAGAGGTATCAAAACCGGCGGTAAGTGAAACTGCTCCAGTAGCGACACCAAAGTCTGCTGAAGTGACACCTACAGAAGAGGTATCAAAACCGGCGGTAAGTGAAACTGCTCCAGTAGCGACACCAAAATCTGCTGAAGTGAAACCTACAGAAGAGGTATCAAAACCGGCTGTCAGTGAAACTGCTCCAGTAGCGACACCAAAATCTGCTGAAGTGACACCTACAGAAGAGGTATCAAAACCGGCGGTAAGTGAAACTGCTCCAGTAGCGACACCAAAATCTGCTGAAGTGACACCTACAGAAGAGGTATCAAAACCGGCGGTAAGTGAAACTGCTCCAGTAGCGACACCAAAGTCTGCTGAAGTGACACCTACAGAAGAGGTATCAAAACCGGCGGTAAGTGAAACTGCTCCAGTAGCGACACCAAAGTCTGCTGAAGTGAAACCTGTAGAAGGGTTATCAACATCAACAAGTGATAATGATCAAGTGGTACCAGAGTCTGATGAATTGGAATATACAGGAGAACCCAACATCAGAGCTGGAGGGAAGTGGGTTGCACACGAGAAAACTCAACTTCCAGCTTGGGTTGATAGTATTCCAGCTTGGATGAAGCCTTCTATGCATATATATCCTCGGAGATGA